A region from the Drosophila ananassae strain 14024-0371.13 chromosome 2L, ASM1763931v2, whole genome shotgun sequence genome encodes:
- the LOC6501318 gene encoding nose resistant to fluoxetine protein 6, producing the protein MMLQIVALAAILSAAQSFQLNMTQFYEMPPLYDLDDYDRCLQEFNGQSSTYCFVRAEVQPDESASAWRAITEISKYDRHHFDHRNLYFGLCLRECEDSLSELNEDELEALQAGLLTDNPKVNVYLDLFSAETDNRQRHQRLTNVCLNWRLQRRGFGVLAKSVVEYCNEAGQQVEDDAWNLSFYGILGALLVLACLGSLVDLLLKRRRHDKMLKERDHYKTPPKSTAQQILLTFSVARNWYRLNQEPTGKIGRELRFLDCFKFFAMFMVIFAHTNWVIYESAISNPQDPERLLHTAAGTLLVSGSLITVTFFVISGLLLTINWLAVSRSLEAKKEHWSFGQYAFLFLKFNVFRYIRLTVPYAFVLLMSGVYFENAGGPLWRHIFEREQLSCRRNWWTNLLYINNFVRTDERCLLQGWYLAADTHSFVLSLILLMLGHRFAKWSKHLYAGILATFVAIPMVLTYVMDYYPIFIPSPQTQKDSFIGDRQFTEFYTSSLMNFGSYFCGVLAALAYDQLTQKQYKIRELKSFQLLWFALIPVGVLWLFSAHPIFQHYYVAPSAIWGAIYAGLQRNLWGFGLGIFIVGMAGKVGWIFRKFACLPIFRILGRLTYGAFIVHLLVARIVLATVREPIYFGTGMMFAFIFFTMTMSYLCSFLLAIFLELPVSSFLKLMR; encoded by the exons ATGATGCTACAAATCGTGGCTTTAGCGGCGATTTTATCGGCTGCGCAATCTTTTCAATTGAACA tgACGCAGTTCTATGAGATGCCGCCGTTGTACGACTTGGACGATTACGATCGATGCCTCCAGGAGTTTAATGGCCAGTCCTCCACCTACTGCTTTGTCAGGGCGGAAGTTCAGCCGGACGAGTCCGCTTCCGCCTGGCGAGCTATAACCGAGATCTCGAAGTACGATCGGCATCACTTCGATCACCGGAACCTCTACTTTGGTCTCTGCCTGCGTGAGTGCGAGGACTCCCTATCAGAGCTGAATGAGGACGAACTGGAGGCCCTGCAAGCTGGTCTCCTCACAGATAACCCCAAG GTGAACGTGTATTTGGACTTGTTCTCGGCGGAAACCGATAACCGCCAACGGCACCAGCGCCTCACCAATGTCTGTCTAAATTGGCGGTTGCAGCGCCGGGGATTTGGTGTCTTGGCCAAGAGCGTAGTGGAGTATTGCAATGAGGCGGGACAGCAAGTGGAGGATG ATGCCTGGAACCTTAGCTTTTATGGCATCTTGGGCGCCCTATTGGTTTTGGCCTGCCTAGGCAGCCTTGTGGACCTTCTCTTGAAGCGACGACGTCACGACAAAATGCTCAAGGAACGCGATCATTACAAAACCCCACCGAAGAGCACTGCCCAACAAATCCTGCTAACCTTTTCGGTGGCCCGGAACTGGTATCGTTTGAACCAAGAACCCACTGGCAAGATCGGACGCGAGCTGCGCTTCCTCGACTGCTTCAAGTTCTTCGCCATGTTCATGGTTATATTCGCGCACACCAACTGGGTGATATACGAGAGCGCCATCAGCAACCCACAGGATCCAGAGCGTCTGCTCCACACGGCAGCTGGCACGCTCCTTGTCTCCGGATCACTAATCACGGTTACGTTTTTTGTGATCAGTGGCCTGCTGTTGACCATTAATTGGCTGGCGGTGTCCCGTTCATTGGAAGCTAAGAAGGAGCACTGGAGTTTTGGGCAGTATGCTTTCCTCTTTCTGAAGTTTAATGTCTTCCGGTACATCCGACTGACGGTTCCCTACGCCTTTGTCCTGCTCATGAGCGGAGTTTACTTTGAAAACGCCGGAGGTCCTCTTTGGCGGCACATATTCGAGCGGGAGCAGCTGTCCTGTCGCCGCAACTGGTGGACGAATCTTCTGTACATCAATAACTTTGTGCGCACGGATGAGAGG tgcctGCTCCAGGGCTGGTATTTGGCGGCGGATACGCATTCCTTTGTGCTGAGTCTGATCCTGCTCATGTTGGGTCATCGCTTCGCCAAGTGGAGCAAGCACCTTTATGCGGGAATCCTTGCCACTTTTGTGGCTATCCCAATGGTGCTCACTTACGTCATGGACTACTACCCCATCTTTATACCATCGCCCCA GACCCAAAAGGACTCATTTATCGGAGACAGACAGTTTACGGAATTTTACACTTCTTCCCTGATGAATTTTGGCTCTTACTTCTGTGGCGTTTTGGCAGCCTTGGCCTACGACCAACTGACCCAGAAACAATACAAAATCCGGGAGCTGAAGAGTTTCCAGCTTCTTTGGTTCGCGCTCATCCCAGTGGGTGTCCTGTGGCTGTTCAGCGCTCATCCCATCTTCCAGCATTACTATGTGGCTCCGTCTGCCATCTGGGGAGCCATTTATGCCGGACTGCAGCGTAATCTCTGGGGCTTTGGTTTGGGCATCTTCATTGTGGGCATGGCCGGAAAAGTGGGAT GGATCTTCCGCAAATTCGCCTGCCTGCCAATTTTTCGGATCCTGGGGCGCCTTACCTACGGAGCCTTCATTGTCCATCTCCTGGTGGCCCGTATAGTTCTGGCCACGGTGAGGGAACCCATCTATTTCGGCACTGGTATGATG TTCGCGTTTATCTTTTTCACGATGACCATGTCCTATCTGTGCTCCTTCCTCCTGGCCATCTTCCTGGAGCTGCCCGTCTCCTCATTTCTTAAGCTCATGCGATAG
- the LOC6499274 gene encoding uncharacterized protein LOC6499274 isoform X1 has protein sequence MGKKYKSKSVPLQKKERLTVIKEEPEKCEDNNESKPLSAASSDDSEKHLEQMAAIENIPLRLDEQIESIKSVQKELLQLQMRQVTLLDGCIDILQELNGAQPRNIVEQKLILETFSNIKPKILDIFKNLLPSQLELFKHETKMLEISEEITSK, from the exons atggGTAAGAAGTACAAATCGAAATCGGTGCCATTGCAGAAGAAGGAGCGTCTC ACCGTCATAAAGGAAGAACCAGAAAAATGTGAAGATAATAATGAATCAAAGCCTCTAAGCGCTGCATCCTCTGACGACTCCGAAAAGCATCTCGAGCAAATGGCAGCGATTGAAAATATACCACTTCGCCTGGATGAGCAAATCGAGAGCATCAAGAGTGTCCAGAAGGagttgttgcagttgcagatgCGGCAGGTGACGCTGCTGGATGGGTGCATTGACATCCTTCAGGAGTTGAATGGCGCCCAGCCGCGCAATATTGTGGAGCAGAAGCTTATCCTGGAAACTTTTAGCAACATTAAGCCTAAAATATTGGACATATTTAAGAACTTGTTGCCCTCTCAGCTGGAGCTTTTCAAGCACGAGACGAAGATGCTCGAAATTTCTGAAGAAATTACTTCAAAATAA
- the LOC6499274 gene encoding uncharacterized protein LOC6499274 isoform X2, whose protein sequence is MGKKYKSKSVPLQKKERLEEPEKCEDNNESKPLSAASSDDSEKHLEQMAAIENIPLRLDEQIESIKSVQKELLQLQMRQVTLLDGCIDILQELNGAQPRNIVEQKLILETFSNIKPKILDIFKNLLPSQLELFKHETKMLEISEEITSK, encoded by the exons atggGTAAGAAGTACAAATCGAAATCGGTGCCATTGCAGAAGAAGGAGCGTCTC GAAGAACCAGAAAAATGTGAAGATAATAATGAATCAAAGCCTCTAAGCGCTGCATCCTCTGACGACTCCGAAAAGCATCTCGAGCAAATGGCAGCGATTGAAAATATACCACTTCGCCTGGATGAGCAAATCGAGAGCATCAAGAGTGTCCAGAAGGagttgttgcagttgcagatgCGGCAGGTGACGCTGCTGGATGGGTGCATTGACATCCTTCAGGAGTTGAATGGCGCCCAGCCGCGCAATATTGTGGAGCAGAAGCTTATCCTGGAAACTTTTAGCAACATTAAGCCTAAAATATTGGACATATTTAAGAACTTGTTGCCCTCTCAGCTGGAGCTTTTCAAGCACGAGACGAAGATGCTCGAAATTTCTGAAGAAATTACTTCAAAATAA
- the LOC6499273 gene encoding uncharacterized protein LOC6499273: MDHSKNFLHNVATFAGQLNLSQLERSAMAYKRLCLELDTITNTPGPVAPAPPPAPVASQGLRASASEFVPQVPLIGDRRAVDLGEEQGDYSDEIDDGYNEERNMRAPRPAIYGFRFYNHHYESEDAGDSHSEAEKKRKFGYRVPKFRPNQPTGRPMKTDTVCMQPAQPPKELTNGAPHFKGPYMPLLQHRIANAEAYGLIRGPNEGPSLLLEDMIKQLSRLDNCAINFNSLLRGRNPQNSSS; this comes from the exons ATGGATCACAGTAAAAATTTCTTGCATAACGTGGCCACATTTGCTGGCCAACTGAATTTAAGTCAACTGGAAAGATCGGCAATGGCCTACAAGAGACTATGTTTGGAATTGGATACCATTACCAATACACCGGGACCAGTGGCTCCAGCTCCTCCACCGGCTCCTGTCGCCAGTCAAGGGTTGAGGGCAAGTGCTTCGGAGTTCGTTCCACAGGTGCCACTTATTGGAGACCGAAGGGCGGTCGATTTGGGGGAAGAACAGGGCGATTATTCTGACGAGATCGACGATGGATACAATGAGGAGCGCAATATGAGAGCT CCAAGACCCGCAATTTATGGCTTCCGGTTTTATAATCATCATTACGAGTCAGAGGATGCGGGTGATAGCCATTCCGAGGCAGAGAAGAAGAGAAAGTTCGGCTACCGGGTTCCCAAGTTCCGTCCAAATCAACCGACTGGTCGACCCATGAAGACCGATACTGTTTGCATGCAGCCGGCACAGCCTCCAAAAGAATTGACGAATGGAGCGCCGCACTTCAAGGGACCCTATATGCCGCTGCTCCAACACCGGATCGCCAATGCCGAGGCATATGGGCTCATCCGGGGGCCGAACGAGGGACCCAGTCTACTTCTGGAGGACATGATCAAACAGTTATCGCGTCTTGACAACTGTGCCATCAACTTCAACTCGCTCTTACGGGGGAGAAACCCACAGAACTCCTCGTCCTGA
- the LOC6501319 gene encoding actin-related protein 2/3 complex subunit 3: MPAYHSQIKEFRQQVGNMAILPLRTQVRGPAPTANTESDIIDESLYFFKANVFFRTYEIKSEVDRVLIYVTLYITECLKRLNRCTSKAQGQQEMYSLAISKFDIPGDAGFPLNAVYAKPQSAQDADLMRQYLLQIRHETGNRMVEKVFSTEDGKPNKWWTCFAKKKFMEKSLAGPGQ, translated from the exons ATGCCG GCATACCACTCCCAGATCAAGGAATTTCGCCAACAGGTGGGAAATATGGCTATCTTGCCATTGAGGACCCAGGTTCGAGGACCAGCACCCACGGCAAATACAGAAAGCGACATCATTGATGAGTCACTTTACTTCTTCAAAGCCAATGTTTTTTTCCGCACATATGAAATAAAG TCCGAGGTGGATCGAGTTCTAATCTATGTTACCCTCTACATAACCGAGTGCCTGAAAAGGCTCAATCGATGCACTAGCAAGGCTCAGGGACAACAGGAGATGTACAGCTTAGCCATCTCGAAGTTTGACATTCCCGGCGATGCAGGATTCCCATTGAACGCCGTTTATGCTAAGCCACAGTCAGCCCAGGATGCGGATCTAATGCGTCAGTACCTCCTGCAAATACGGCACGAAACCGGCAACCGAATGGTGGAGAAGGTTTTCAGCACCGAAGATGGAAAGCCTAATAAGTGGTGGACTTGCTTTGCCAAGAAGAAGTTCATGGAGAAAAGCCTGGCCGGTCCAGGTCAATAA